TCGGCGTCATCGAGGTGGTCCACACTCGTCGCGGCGCTAGAATATTGGTCAGCTATATAGGTGGGTATATCAAGAGAATTCCGCAGGTCCGGATGTAACCACGCCAACGGATCGGTCATTCTCGATTTGGACATGGCCATCCACGGAAAGGTCTTCGAATTCTGAACCAAGTCCTCGCTGAACCAGGGGTAGCCACCAAATACCTCATCCGCCGACTCTCCAGATAGCGCCACGGTCGAGGTTGTACGTATGGATTTGAACAGCAAGTACAGCGAAGTGTCCAGGTCACCCCAGCCATTAGGCGCATCTCGGGCCTGAATTGTTGCGCGCCGAACCTCGAGGTCGGCCACCATGGACGAATCAAGCATTACATTCCGATGGCGTGAACCAACATGGTTCACCATATCTCGGACGTACGGTGCGTCAGGTGATAGACGGACCGATGTAGGTCTGAAGTTCGCTTCATAACCGTCGAAGTCGACCGAGAACGTCCGTAGTTCCTCACCTTGCTCGGCCAGGTGCAGCGCAGCAAGACCGGTGATCGCGCTCGAGTCAAGTCCACCGGACAGGAGGACACACCGAGGCACGTCCGCCACAAGTTGACGATGGACAACGTCTGCCATGAGCTCACGTATACGGTTGACTGTAGCCAATCGGTCATCATGATGCTCTAACGCCTTGAGTCGCCAGTACGTATGTGTTCGCGTACCGGCGGGGGTGACGGTGACGGTCGTTCCCGGCTCGACTTCGGCCACGTTCTTCCACGGCGAACAACCTGGAGCCTTCGTCGAGGCCAACATCTCACGCAGACCGTCAGCGTCGACCGCTTTTGACGCGAGCGGATTGGCGAAAATGGCCTTCGGCTCAGATCCGAACAACAAGCCGTCACCTGTCGTATAGTAATACAGCGGTTTAATCCCCATCCTATCGCGAACCAAAACCAGCTTTGCGTCACGCTCGTCCCAGATCGCAAATGCGAACATGCCATTCAGATACTCAGCG
Above is a window of Phytoactinopolyspora mesophila DNA encoding:
- the asnB gene encoding asparagine synthase (glutamine-hydrolyzing); translated protein: MCGITGWVSYGADLRGFRNIVERMTHTMVSRGPDGYGVWIREHVALGHRRLAVIDPIGGRQPMIAETSGGAVAISYSGEIYNFTELREDLIGRGHVFKTQCDTEVALNGYIEWGESVAEYLNGMFAFAIWDERDAKLVLVRDRMGIKPLYYYTTGDGLLFGSEPKAIFANPLASKAVDADGLREMLASTKAPGCSPWKNVAEVEPGTTVTVTPAGTRTHTYWRLKALEHHDDRLATVNRIRELMADVVHRQLVADVPRCVLLSGGLDSSAITGLAALHLAEQGEELRTFSVDFDGYEANFRPTSVRLSPDAPYVRDMVNHVGSRHRNVMLDSSMVADLEVRRATIQARDAPNGWGDLDTSLYLLFKSIRTTSTVALSGESADEVFGGYPWFSEDLVQNSKTFPWMAMSKSRMTDPLAWLHPDLRNSLDIPTYIADQYSSAATSVDHLDDADELEQNMRTACYLHLTRFVRTLLDRKDRMSMATSLEVRVPFCDHRLVEYVYNTPWRLKRFDGREKSLLRHATKHVVPESISNRVKSGYPLTQDSAYVKILQQQARDIVAEPGALVFDLVDHSWLSKATSADGDIPSGVKAGINSVLDLYHWLEIYKPKLVLP